ATCCTCAGAGTTCTTCAGCATTGCCCTGCACCTGCCAATGTTTCCATCAAACAGCGGGGCAAGGACGTCTTCACCTGGATATTGGCCATTCATTCTATATCTTAACATCGAAGGAATGAcagaggcatgcacacacacatgtacatagAAGGTCGAAGTTTCTCAGTCCGGTCTCCTGCCCAAACTTGCAGTGGAAGGATGGGGAAGTTAGAGGGACTTCATTTGCCGATTCTCTGTACGACCCAGTCCTGCTGGCACAGTGGACAGCGATTGTTCTGCTTAACCCAGAGAGACATGCAGCAATTGTGGAAAGAGTGGTTGCACTCTCCCCATACCACTGTGAAAGAGGGGAGACAGAAGCACACTATAAAATTGTGTGCTACATGGTATTTTCAAATTCAGCATGTCAGCCGAATAGATGGTAAAGCATATTGGTACACACACAATCAATATATGTATCCTAACGCATACACAGTACAAACTCTGCTTTACCAAGGTTAAGATACCCTGGCTTTATCAAATTGTAACCCCATATACTAGACTAGAAACCCAGGTATAtctgtcacatgcacatggtgtGAGACCAGTGGGAGTTGTGGCCCGGTTCTGGATCTATAAAATGTGTATCCAGGTTTCCCCAACACTGGAGCAGACCCATACCTACCGCTGGTCTTATAACACCAGATTGGTGTCTTGGGGCTATATAAATGTTTGGCTAAGACGTTTAAAGTAGCTTACCAACACAGTCCTCTTGTTTATTTTCAGCCTGACACCGCAAGCATGCATCTGCAAAGATAAGGTATATATATCAAGGAAACTTACTAACCAACTAGCTATACTGGTGCACAGCTGTCGTTGACCATTCCTACATGGTGACATATGGACTGACACAGCTGGCTAGCTTGATAGCAATTCAGTCTTCCCATGCGAGGTTAGTTGGTTACTGTAACTAGCTTGATTCCTTGCAATGCCTTgagtcatgttttcagaattctaacgttagctatattagctagctaacgttagttgtcTGTTTTGTAGCTAGATATGATCTAGCAAGCTAAGCTATCCAACTAGGATCCATTATCGGTCTGTCTGCCCATGACATGATGGTCATCTCTTAATCAGCTTAGCTAGGTGACTGTCTGACCACTAAGCTACTGTATTTATCGTTGTTGTTGTTAGCTAGCTTAATGCACACCAATAGTTGACTATGGGTGTCCTACTATAACTAGTTactgtagctggctagctagctaaatcacTGATTCAAACAAACGTACCCATAACTTGGACCCTACAGATGGCGCATGTATCGCACTCCACATCCCAGCTCCACATTGCCACAGCATTCCATTTCTTGAGAGAAAACATCTTGTCACTGCTCGATTTTGACCCCGAATTAGAGCTGTGAGAGTGTATTAAACCCGGCTCTTCACCGTCTTCCATCTCTGCCATAGAATAATCTAGCtaaaggtaaaacaaaatggACGAAATAAGCAGGCTAGCTAGTCCGTGgagcaaacaaacaaaccaggAGGCGCTCATGCGCTAAAACACCTGCAGTACTAATAAACGAACACATGGCGGAGACAAAGATTAAAAGGTAGGCTACTGCGAATGAAGGTAAAATACTTCACTGTAGGTCTCAAGAAGCTAAGAAAAGGTAACAGATGCTCGTATTATGTATTGTGCACCCTTCTGTTCTGGttatttttggtgtgtgtgtgttttttttttaatatactgTATGGCTACTGTTGCTCAGTTGTACTTTTTCAAATAATTGAGTAAAAAAACAAACCCTTGAAATGCCTATTATACTAATAATGGCACTAAACTTTTACACAACTCAGCTCTTTCCAAACATTTGCCACTACATGTAACCATATCTAAACAatacagtggcttcagaaagtattcacgccaCTTgcctttttcatgtttttttacaAAGTCGGATTAAATTCGatttaaatgtaattttgttAATGATCTACACCAATAACTCAATGGCAAAGTGGAATAAttgtaacatttgtaaaaaaatatatattaaaaaaaaaacacatcttgATTAGATCAGTATTAACCCCTGAGccaatacagtaccagtcaaaagtttggaaacacctactcattcaagggtttttctttatttgactattttctacattgtagaataatagtgaagacatcaaaactatggaaacACATGGGATCATTTAGTaactaaagtgttaaacaaatcaaaatatatttgaaattcttcaaagtagccaccctttgccttgatgacagctctgcacactcttggtattatTCATACACTCTGTTTTGATCTCAGTGtgatccttctctccctcttatgtgaaatctttgaaatggtaGCAAATATGTTGGCGCTTATTCGAGGGGTGACAGACTTTTTTAAAGGAGGCAGTTTAGTTCAGCAAAGCCGGGGCATAATACAAAATACAACACACTATGAGAACTCAGGCTGGCTAACTGGAGAAACCTATCTAAAGGTTACACTCTGAAGAGTCTCCACCCAACGCATGCTCTCAGTATTTATAATATTGTTGCTGGAGTACAAAAGCCAGTCCACTCCATCTTGCCATCATCAGCCAGCCAGCTGTAGCCTTACCTTCTTTCCTCTCTTTAAGAGCATTTAGAAGCAGTTCCCTCCAATATCTCCAATGTAGTTCTCAGTAAGGTCCAATTAGGTCCAAGTATTAGGTCCAAATTAAAATACTTTGAAGTaatacttaagtcatttttggggtatctgtactttactatgtaTATGTTTTACAAATGTTACTCCAATACCTTCCCAATGAAAAGATGTACTTTTGCTCgcacacattttccctgacactcaaaagtaccCGGTACATTTTaaatgctcaggcaggacagcaatatggtccaattcacacacctatAAATGTAAGGGGTTGTCATCCCTACGGCCTCTTATCTGACAGAATCACTCAACACATACTGTGTTTCTAAATGATgcctgagtgttggtgtgtgcccgtGGCTGTccgtaaataaaaaatacaagaaaATCATGCCATCTGGtatgcttaatataaggaattttatgTATAGctttactttcactcaagtatgacaactgaggacttttcccaccactgtacTTAAGGACATTtgaaaccagatacttttagacttttactcaagtagtattttactgggtgactcacttgaGTCACTTTCTATTAAGATATCTCTACTTtttctcaagtatgacaattgagtactttttccaccactgcaaagAAGAATATCAGCAGACCATTATGTTTTTATAGGGCATATCTGAATTACTGTCAGCTATAGTGCCGTTTCCCAGACCAGGACTAAGCCTACTGCGGACTAAAAGCATTCTCCTTGGGAGAATCTTCGTGCATTAAAATGGCTTTTTAGTCCAGACATGGCCTTAATCTGGGTAGGGTAAACCAGCCCAGAATCTAAACATTTAACATGTGTACAATATCAATTCCCTCAGCAAGATTTAAATCACGCATACAGAACAATTTAAATACCAGCAACACAATACACATGTCAAGGTAGAACAAGGCCTCGCACAGACCTTATGCGCAAACCAAAAAAAGGGCACCACCCCAAAAATATTTATTCTGCAACCAGCAGTCACAGACTCTTAGCAATTATTATAAGAAGAGAGGAAAGCAGCAACATCTGCAAAACTATTTTGAACTGGAATAAATGCGGAACTTATTAACAATGACCAACACATTTAAAGTGAAAATAGATGATTGTATGAAATACTGTTGCCTACCattactatatccaacccaactccatttgTTGCCACTGTCATGTATCCCAGTGGGTTTCAAACATTTTGACCTGGATCCCTAAAAAAAGGAATTGTACAAAACTTGCAACCCCAGCGCACGCACAtgcgcacatgcacgcacaacTGCTGAGCAAATGTAGCTTGCCATTACTGCCATAAAAACCCCAATATATAAACTGTGTTTTACACCTGCATTGGGGAGCTGAAAGTCAATCATGTTAGCAGACAATATTAACTGGGGAGATATTAACTGGGGAGACacggagtataccaaacattagaaacacattcctaatattgagttgcacccccccatgctgactccaatgcttcccacagttgtgttaaattggcttgatgtcctttgggtggtggaccattcttgatacacacgggaaactgttgagtgtggaaaaccccagcagcattgcagttcttgacacaaaccggtgcgtctgGCAACTCCTACcatgccccattcaaaggcacttaaaatgTTTTTCTTGCCtatttcaccctctgaatagcacacagacacaatccatgtttcaaggcttaaaaatccttctttaacctgtctcctccccttcatctacactgattgaaggcgatttaacaagtgacatcaataagggatcataggtttcacctggattcacctggtcagtctgtcatgaaaagagcaggtgttcttaatgttttgtatactcagtgtaggcCTATCATGTAACTTATCTGGAGTTCAGAGCAAACAAAATCATATGGCATACTTGTAGTGGAGGTTGCAGGATCGGATGGAAAGCATGTTCTGTCAAAGTGCCAGGTGGCCTATTGTTCTGGCAAGCTGAGACAGTAGTAGTTtgctaaaatgtattttatatggaTGATAAATGTAGAACTACTCTGTTTTTTGGCAGgcaaataagttatttctggCCACTAATCTGGATATGCGCACCCAATGCAAATGACTGGGCATTGGTCAACAATCAAGACACTCAACTTTTTGGTTCTGAAGCATAGATGAGAATTTAGTGAATTTATAAAAACACTAATTGGTGAAATTATACCACCACCGAAAAGGGCTCTTTGGAGACTGGAAGGGTAAAGGGGCATGTGCTCTGCACAGGTATAGCCCTATCTGTGCACGTGCCTGCAGCAGAAGCCTCTGGATGTAAGTGTGCAGCTCCTATCCATGTGCTGAAGTTGGGTCCATAATAAATAACACATTGGCTCTGGGAATAGGGTAATTTGCAGAGCATGCTACAAATGCCCTGAGAACTCTTATTTTAAAAAACTaaactttaactaggcaagtcttaaCCTCCTGCCATTGGAAGGAAAACGTCTAGCTGGATAGTAACAAAAACTGACCAGATTAATTGCATCAGACATTCCCTGTAAGAACACTATAGTGGAGGTAAATTGGTTTAAGTGTTTTTGGAGCACAGAGGAGGTCACCTGGTGTGGAGATGCAGATGAGTTAAGGTCTTCAGTCCCTGAATGATGCTGCTGTTTTGTTCCTCTGTATTTCTCCCTCTGGAAGACCATAAAAAGAGTTATGGCTCTCAGACTATCTCTGACAGAAATGTATGCCCCTCTGACCCTCGTGACACACCACAAATAATAAGCCATGCTTGTGCGTCTGTGTCATGTCCTAGAAAAGCAGACACTAGTGCTGATATTTCATACACTCACCGGCAGATAACCTGAATAAAGTTCAGTGGTC
This genomic interval from Oncorhynchus clarkii lewisi isolate Uvic-CL-2024 chromosome 27, UVic_Ocla_1.0, whole genome shotgun sequence contains the following:
- the LOC139386349 gene encoding RING-box protein 2; amino-acid sequence: MAEMEDGEEPGLIHSHSSNSGSKSSSDKMFSLKKWNAVAMWSWDVECDTCAICRVQVMDACLRCQAENKQEDCVVVWGECNHSFHNCCMSLWVKQNNRCPLCQQDWVVQRIGK